A single region of the Montipora capricornis isolate CH-2021 chromosome 13, ASM3666992v2, whole genome shotgun sequence genome encodes:
- the LOC138030829 gene encoding serine/threonine-protein phosphatase 6 regulatory ankyrin repeat subunit A-like has translation MGTAASTNSDKGTPECSSRESAELTDPKIVMFESARKGKCDELLLVLQQGMDPNERESQSIGLRPVHFAARHGHLFCLEILLEYGAEATAEDFYGWQAIHEAAMYGHTECLELLMEYGARVDAAAYNSNGPNTPLHYAARHGHLKSVELLLRHGADSKSCNMYGENPLHCTAMRGHVDCMQALVDAGADVNTETRDGLTAAYFCLSSGHSSYLKELIKYGVDLDKKYKELQRTLLHYAAMAGQVKMLKVLLRRNASADIQAGDRGFTPLHNATRMGQERAVEVLLKHGADIEARSNEGYTALHHAARCGQSDIGKILVAGGAQVNAVSDEGQETALHMCVHRNDKEFTKLLIKANADLSIRDIKDNRPVDLQIESEEVINILKNAMFEKERVTFAK, from the exons ATGGGGACGGCCGCCTCCACTAATTCGGACAAAGGGACCCCAGAGTGCTCCAGTAGAGAATCCGCAGAATTGACAGATCCCAAAATCGTCATGTTTGAAAGCGCTCGCAAAGGAAAATGCGATGAGTTGTTGCTAGTTTTACAACAGGGTATGGATCCAAACGAACGGGAGTCACAATCCATCGG CTTGCGACCGGTGCATTTTGCGGCCCGCCATGGTCACCTATTCTGCTTGGAGATTCTTTTGGAGTATGGCGCAGAAGCGACTGCAGAAGATTTCTATGGCTGGCAGGCAATACACGAAGCAGCTATGTACGGTCACACGGAATGCCTGGAACTCCTGATGGAATACGGCGCTAGGGTCGACGCTGCAGCGTACAATAGTAACGGACCAAATACACCGTTGCATTATGCCGCAAGACATGGTCATTTGAAGAGTGTAGAGCTTCTACTAAGGCACGGTGCTGATAGCAAAAGCTGTAACATGTATGGAGAAAACCCACTGCATTGCACTGCAATGAGAGGTCACGTGGACTGCATGCAAGCTCTGGTAGATGCAG GGGCCGACGTCAACACTGAAACCCGTGACGGATTAACTGCAGCATATTTTTGCCTCTCCTCTGGTCACTCGTCCTACTTGAAAGAACTCATCAAATACGGAGTGGATCTTGACAAGAAATACAAAGAACTACAGCGCACTTTATTGCACTACGCCGCGATGGCTGGGCAAGTAAAGATGCTGAAGGTTCTGCTGAGACGCAACGCCAGCGCAGATATTCAAGCTGGGGATCGAGGCTTTACTCCCTTGCATAATGCAACACGGATGGGACAAGAAAGAGCGGTGGAAGTATTGTTAAAACACGGTGCTGATATTGAGGCCAGATCGAATGAAGGATACACCGCTCTTCATCACGCAGCACGCTGCGGTCAGTCTGACATCGGCAAGATACTGGTGGCAGGTGGAGCTCAAGTTAATGCTGTATCAG acgaAGGCCAAGAGACCGCGTTACATATGTGTGTACACCGGAATGACAAGGAATTTACGAAACTTTTGATTAAAGCCAATGCAGATCTCAGTATCCGGGATATAAAAGATAACAGACCAGTAGATTTACAGATAGAAAGCGAAGAAGTCATCAACATCCTCAAAAATGCCATGTTTGAGAAGGAAAGAGTGACATTTGCTAAATAA